A genomic window from Alkalihalobacillus sp. AL-G includes:
- a CDS encoding alpha/beta fold hydrolase: MDLTFVSVHNRKVSYKDSGQGLPLVFLHPPGMGQAVFHKQFELSKNYRIITYDMCGHGESESCQQSPTMEALAAELKDLLDALNIQRAVLIGYSAGGSVVQHFALSYPERTLGIVLSGGYPRVKSFLLNLEYQGGLLLSKSAPLQLAMIIATAHAQSKAEREHLIQSMLQTDQSVWHEFYRTSYTYSCLDRLQEIDAPMLVVYGQFARHTRAHASDYQLHVRNCSIAVVRHAFHELPTRHWKELNHLIDSFINSKVLRDNP, encoded by the coding sequence ATGGACTTGACTTTTGTTTCTGTACATAATCGAAAAGTGAGTTATAAAGACTCCGGCCAAGGGTTACCGCTTGTTTTCTTACACCCGCCCGGCATGGGGCAAGCTGTCTTTCATAAACAATTCGAGCTTTCTAAAAACTACCGGATAATCACATACGATATGTGCGGGCACGGGGAAAGTGAGTCGTGCCAACAATCTCCCACAATGGAGGCGTTAGCGGCTGAATTGAAGGATCTTCTTGATGCCTTGAACATACAAAGAGCGGTGCTTATCGGGTACTCGGCAGGGGGTTCGGTCGTACAACACTTCGCTCTTTCTTATCCTGAACGCACGCTGGGTATTGTGTTGAGCGGCGGTTATCCACGAGTGAAGTCTTTTCTTTTAAACTTAGAATATCAGGGCGGCCTCCTGCTTTCGAAATCAGCGCCGTTACAGCTTGCGATGATTATTGCAACGGCACATGCACAATCAAAGGCAGAACGCGAACACTTGATTCAATCGATGCTGCAGACGGATCAATCGGTTTGGCACGAATTTTATCGAACATCCTACACGTATTCCTGTCTCGATCGATTACAGGAAATTGATGCTCCGATGCTTGTTGTGTATGGTCAGTTCGCCCGCCATACGAGGGCACATGCATCCGACTACCAGCTGCATGTTCGGAACTGCAGTATTGCGGTTGTTCGGCATGCTTTCCATGAACTGCCGACACGCCACTGGAAAGAGCTCAACCACTTGATTGACTCGTTCATCAACTCGAAAGTATTGCGTGATAATCCGTGA
- a CDS encoding XapX domain-containing protein has protein sequence MKILLLSIVTGFSVGVVFALLKLPIPAPPALAGILGIVGIYLGYKFVISVLPLMMN, from the coding sequence TTGAAGATTTTACTCTTATCAATTGTAACCGGCTTTAGCGTAGGGGTTGTTTTTGCCTTGTTGAAATTGCCGATTCCAGCACCGCCTGCCTTAGCGGGAATTCTCGGTATTGTCGGTATTTATTTAGGGTATAAATTTGTCATTTCAGTGTTACCTTTAATGATGAACTGA
- the argS gene encoding arginine--tRNA ligase: MNIVEQVQRKLKTEIAEAVLKAGLASKEELPEVVLELPKNKEYGDYATNMAMQLARIAKKAPRQIAEELVASFDRSKASIEKIEIAGPGFINFYLDNHYLTELIPAIIQSGEEYGETNEGKGKKIQIEFVSANPTGSLHLGHARGAAVGDTLCNLLDKAGFDVSREYYINDAGNQIHNLALSIEARYFEQLGKEVQMPEDGYYGKDIIGFAKEIVDQDGDKYVELNQEERLRFFREFGLKKELEKIQKDLADFRVDFDEWYSETSLYTSGKIDQALELLNSKGVTYEKDGATWFKTTDFGDDKDRVLIKNDGTYTYLTPDIAYHFDKLQRGFETVINIWGADHHGYIPRMKAAFEALGYNREQLEIQIIQLVSLFQNGEKVKMSKRTGKAVTLRELMEEVGIDAMRYFFAMRSSDSHLDFDMDLAVSHSNENPVYYVQYAHARVCSMLRQGADKGYTYDGQVDLSPIQSEKEYDLLKKLGEFPVAVTEAALTLSTHRMTNYLFELASTLHSFYNAERVLDDENPDQSNARYALMKAVQQTLQNGLKLIGVSAPKKM, translated from the coding sequence ATGAACATCGTTGAACAAGTACAAAGAAAATTGAAAACGGAAATTGCTGAGGCGGTTTTAAAAGCCGGATTGGCATCTAAAGAGGAACTCCCAGAGGTTGTTCTTGAGCTTCCGAAAAATAAAGAGTACGGTGACTACGCAACCAATATGGCGATGCAGCTCGCACGAATCGCCAAAAAGGCGCCACGCCAGATTGCAGAGGAATTGGTCGCCAGCTTTGACCGTTCGAAAGCGTCGATTGAGAAAATTGAAATTGCAGGGCCAGGGTTTATCAATTTTTACCTAGATAATCACTATTTGACCGAATTGATTCCAGCCATCATTCAATCTGGAGAGGAGTATGGTGAGACAAACGAGGGCAAGGGTAAGAAGATCCAGATCGAGTTCGTTTCCGCCAACCCGACTGGAAGCCTGCACCTCGGCCACGCACGTGGAGCGGCAGTAGGGGATACGCTGTGTAATCTGTTAGATAAAGCAGGCTTTGACGTTTCAAGGGAATATTATATCAACGATGCAGGTAATCAGATACATAACCTCGCTCTTTCGATTGAAGCACGGTACTTTGAACAGCTCGGTAAAGAGGTGCAAATGCCTGAGGATGGCTATTACGGCAAGGATATCATCGGGTTTGCAAAGGAAATTGTCGATCAAGACGGAGATAAGTACGTTGAACTAAATCAAGAGGAGCGCTTGCGGTTTTTCCGGGAGTTCGGTTTGAAAAAAGAGCTTGAGAAAATTCAAAAGGATCTGGCTGATTTCCGTGTTGACTTCGATGAGTGGTATTCTGAAACATCTCTTTATACTTCTGGTAAAATCGATCAGGCACTGGAATTGCTGAACAGTAAGGGAGTCACCTACGAGAAGGACGGGGCTACCTGGTTCAAGACGACCGATTTTGGCGATGATAAAGACCGTGTTTTAATTAAGAACGACGGAACCTACACCTACCTGACGCCAGACATTGCCTATCATTTTGACAAGCTGCAGCGTGGATTTGAAACGGTGATCAACATTTGGGGTGCGGACCATCACGGTTATATTCCACGGATGAAGGCGGCATTTGAGGCGCTCGGATATAATCGAGAACAGCTGGAGATTCAGATTATACAGCTCGTCAGCCTGTTCCAAAATGGCGAGAAAGTGAAAATGAGTAAGCGGACCGGAAAAGCGGTGACTTTGAGGGAATTGATGGAGGAAGTCGGTATTGATGCAATGCGTTATTTCTTTGCAATGCGAAGCTCGGATTCCCATCTTGATTTTGATATGGACCTAGCCGTTTCGCATTCGAATGAAAATCCAGTCTATTACGTACAATATGCACATGCACGGGTATGCAGCATGCTTCGTCAAGGTGCGGATAAAGGCTATACGTATGATGGGCAGGTTGATCTTTCTCCAATCCAGTCGGAAAAAGAATATGACTTGTTGAAAAAGCTCGGCGAGTTTCCAGTTGCTGTAACAGAAGCAGCCCTGACACTTTCGACCCATCGTATGACTAATTATTTATTTGAATTAGCCTCAACGTTACACAGCTTTTACAATGCTGAACGGGTATTGGACGATGAAAATCCAGATCAAAGTAATGCGCGGTATGCTCTCATGAAGGCTGTTCAACAAACGCTTCAGAACGGACTGAAGCTGATCGGCGTTTCTGCTCCAAAGAAAATGTAA
- a CDS encoding DUF1934 domain-containing protein encodes MDDSTPITISLHSISDQSGEQEEIRFSAPGTLYQKESATYVRYEEVINETDKVNTTIKITDGDATIIRRGAVSMRQQFIQGEQTDGTYGSLYGPIKIGTDTKSMDFKWDERTKVGALSLEYRVLFEGEETGNHQLSIRLKGERT; translated from the coding sequence TTGGACGATTCAACACCCATAACTATATCGCTGCATTCAATCTCTGATCAATCAGGGGAACAGGAAGAAATCCGGTTTTCTGCTCCAGGAACGTTGTATCAGAAGGAATCGGCTACATATGTACGTTACGAGGAAGTTATAAACGAAACGGACAAGGTGAACACTACGATTAAAATAACGGACGGGGATGCCACCATTATTCGACGCGGAGCAGTCTCGATGCGGCAGCAGTTCATACAAGGTGAACAGACCGATGGGACATATGGAAGCTTGTATGGACCGATCAAAATCGGGACGGACACCAAATCGATGGACTTCAAGTGGGATGAAAGGACAAAGGTCGGAGCTCTTTCACTCGAGTACCGCGTATTATTTGAAGGCGAAGAGACCGGAAACCACCAATTGTCAATCAGGCTGAAAGGGGAAAGAACATGA
- a CDS encoding PAS domain S-box protein: MSAVSLEFDQSLLDCITDGFIQLDNDSRIVYANQAMMDLLETDYRELIGEKVTHFFPVIEFNSINNGEWQHSVALKPNQTGLDVSVCYYLRENGRIDVLSKIQCELNNPTFLADFAADKIAIHDLEGRYIYASPSIHKLYGYKVQGLIGKLDVDYVHPEDRTKILDNFEKLKKAGETPPIEYRMLHSNGEYRWSESTCKIIPFHTNGIAVLSITRDIHERKLNEQLIERTYQQYESLFYQNSVPIFSIDLEGTIIDVNPAVVAAIGYKKEELIGKSFEKHLLSSKDRAAIICLEEVKKGRRVSCEMLLKPKSGKDIEFHFRHIPIFIDGKLSGAYGVARNISDLKRTQEALQESEHRYRQLVENSPDPICLHDSNRIVYVNDVAIKMLGVKNKQDVIGKEISKFIHIQHQVESRERVQHVMGGLRFERLFPMKIVRPDGDILEMEGKSIPIKHKGKTYVLAVFRDETEKNRAKRSLQQSERRYRSLFQHNPDGIYSINLKGELTSVNPAIEKITGYTKEEQIGKSYTDFLLPEERTEIVTNYKQIFKGKPIEFEKRMLRKDGVIINVRVIGFPMIVDNIIIGMYGILRDISDEKRSEEMLRRSEKLTVVGELAAAVAHEIRNPLTSIKGFIQMMRLGLGAKEQYYQIILSEMDRIELIISELLVLAKPQSISYEKKPIGSMIRHVLKLLEGQANMNNIRFVTDLEAANEEIECEENQIKQVFINLIKNAIEVMPDGGKIYISCKKTDTGQLLIRIRDQGPGIPKELLTRLGEPFYTTKEKGTGLGLMISFKIIKDHKGSIQFSSSEQDGTTVDILLP, from the coding sequence ATGTCAGCGGTATCGTTAGAGTTTGATCAATCCCTTTTGGACTGCATTACGGATGGGTTTATCCAGTTGGACAATGACTCTAGGATTGTCTATGCGAATCAAGCTATGATGGATTTACTAGAGACCGATTATAGGGAATTAATCGGGGAGAAGGTTACACACTTTTTTCCTGTCATAGAATTCAATTCAATAAATAATGGGGAGTGGCAGCATTCAGTTGCTTTGAAACCGAATCAAACAGGCCTTGATGTTTCTGTCTGTTACTACCTAAGAGAGAATGGTAGGATTGACGTCTTATCAAAAATACAATGTGAACTGAACAACCCAACGTTTCTTGCGGATTTTGCAGCGGATAAGATAGCCATTCATGATCTCGAGGGTCGTTATATTTATGCCTCGCCATCTATCCATAAGCTTTACGGGTATAAGGTCCAAGGTTTGATTGGGAAGTTAGATGTCGATTACGTGCATCCAGAGGATCGCACGAAAATCCTTGATAATTTTGAGAAGTTAAAAAAAGCCGGTGAAACCCCACCGATTGAATATAGAATGTTGCATTCTAATGGGGAGTACCGATGGAGTGAATCGACTTGCAAAATCATTCCATTCCACACTAATGGCATCGCGGTATTATCAATTACACGTGATATCCATGAGCGAAAGCTGAATGAACAGCTGATTGAACGGACCTATCAGCAATATGAATCATTATTTTATCAAAACTCGGTTCCCATCTTTTCAATTGATCTAGAAGGTACGATTATCGATGTAAATCCTGCAGTAGTCGCGGCAATTGGCTATAAAAAGGAAGAGTTGATCGGTAAAAGCTTTGAGAAGCATCTATTGTCTTCGAAGGATCGGGCAGCGATCATCTGTTTAGAGGAGGTTAAGAAAGGGAGAAGGGTCTCTTGTGAGATGCTTTTAAAACCGAAATCGGGTAAGGACATCGAGTTTCATTTCCGTCACATTCCGATTTTTATCGATGGGAAGCTCTCTGGTGCGTACGGAGTCGCAAGGAACATTTCCGACCTAAAAAGGACTCAGGAGGCGCTTCAGGAATCTGAACATCGGTATCGTCAACTAGTTGAAAATTCACCAGACCCGATCTGTCTTCATGATTCAAATCGAATCGTCTATGTGAACGATGTCGCTATCAAAATGCTCGGTGTAAAAAACAAACAGGATGTAATCGGAAAGGAAATCTCAAAATTCATTCATATTCAGCATCAGGTTGAGTCTAGAGAACGTGTTCAACATGTGATGGGCGGGCTTCGCTTTGAACGATTGTTTCCGATGAAAATCGTTCGCCCTGATGGGGATATTCTTGAAATGGAAGGGAAATCGATCCCGATTAAGCATAAAGGCAAAACGTATGTTCTAGCTGTGTTCAGGGATGAAACCGAAAAGAATCGTGCGAAAAGATCGTTACAACAAAGTGAACGCCGCTACCGGTCTCTTTTTCAACATAATCCTGATGGAATTTATTCTATCAATTTAAAAGGGGAACTGACGAGTGTCAACCCCGCAATTGAAAAAATAACAGGGTATACGAAGGAAGAACAAATCGGAAAATCATACACGGATTTTCTTTTACCAGAGGAAAGAACTGAAATCGTAACAAATTATAAACAGATCTTTAAAGGAAAGCCGATTGAATTTGAGAAACGGATGCTGCGTAAAGATGGCGTAATCATAAATGTCAGAGTAATAGGTTTCCCAATGATCGTAGACAATATCATTATTGGCATGTATGGCATTTTAAGGGACATTTCAGATGAAAAGCGTTCTGAGGAGATGCTAAGAAGGTCCGAAAAACTGACAGTCGTTGGGGAGCTTGCAGCTGCAGTCGCACATGAAATCCGAAATCCGTTAACATCAATAAAAGGTTTTATTCAAATGATGAGGCTTGGGCTCGGTGCGAAGGAACAGTATTATCAAATTATCTTATCAGAAATGGATCGAATCGAACTGATCATCAGTGAACTTCTCGTTTTAGCCAAGCCGCAAAGTATCAGCTATGAAAAGAAACCAATCGGTTCGATGATTCGCCATGTCCTGAAGCTTCTTGAAGGACAGGCCAACATGAACAATATTCGCTTCGTAACAGACCTTGAAGCGGCGAACGAAGAAATTGAGTGTGAGGAAAACCAAATCAAGCAGGTATTCATCAATCTGATCAAAAATGCAATTGAGGTTATGCCAGATGGAGGGAAGATCTATATCAGCTGCAAGAAAACCGACACAGGGCAGTTATTGATCCGGATTCGAGACCAAGGTCCTGGAATTCCAAAAGAGCTGTTGACCAGACTAGGTGAGCCGTTTTATACAACGAAGGAAAAAGGTACCGGCTTAGGGCTGATGATCAGTTTCAAAATTATTAAGGATCACAAAGGATCGATTCAATTTTCAAGTAGTGAGCAGGACGGAACAACGGTTGACATCCTGCTCCCCTAA
- the speB gene encoding agmatinase — MRFEEAYSGNVFIKSHPSIEESKAVIYGVPMDWTVSFRPGSRFGPARIREVSLGLEEYSPYLDRVLEDVNYYDAGDIPLPFGNPQKSIDMIEEYVTKILDAGKFPLGIGGEHLVSWPIFKALHKKYDDFAIIHIDAHADLREEYEGEPLSHSTPIRKACELIGPENVYSFGIRSGMQEEFQYAKESGMHMTKFDVAEPLKKTLPKIKGRNVYVTIDIDVLDPAHAPGTGTAEAGGITSKELLEAIHLIANSNVNVIGADLVEVAPIYDPTEQTPIAASKFIREMLLGWVK, encoded by the coding sequence ATGCGTTTTGAAGAGGCATACTCAGGTAATGTGTTTATTAAAAGTCATCCGAGTATAGAAGAAAGTAAGGCTGTCATTTACGGGGTGCCGATGGACTGGACGGTCAGCTTCCGACCGGGCTCACGCTTTGGTCCTGCACGAATTCGTGAGGTTTCATTAGGTCTAGAAGAATACAGCCCATACTTGGATCGAGTTTTAGAGGATGTAAACTATTATGATGCGGGAGATATTCCTCTGCCGTTCGGAAACCCGCAAAAAAGTATTGATATGATCGAGGAATACGTCACTAAAATCCTCGATGCCGGGAAGTTCCCGCTAGGAATCGGCGGCGAGCATCTCGTATCATGGCCAATTTTTAAAGCATTGCATAAAAAGTACGACGACTTCGCAATCATTCATATCGATGCCCATGCCGACCTAAGAGAGGAATACGAAGGCGAGCCACTCTCACACTCGACACCGATCCGAAAAGCGTGTGAATTGATTGGACCGGAAAATGTATACTCGTTTGGTATCCGATCCGGCATGCAGGAGGAATTTCAATATGCTAAAGAATCGGGAATGCATATGACGAAATTCGATGTAGCGGAACCGTTGAAGAAAACCTTACCTAAGATAAAAGGGCGAAATGTGTATGTAACGATCGATATTGATGTACTCGATCCGGCCCACGCACCAGGAACAGGTACAGCTGAAGCTGGCGGTATCACTTCAAAAGAGCTGCTTGAGGCGATTCACTTAATTGCAAACTCAAATGTCAACGTCATCGGTGCCGATCTTGTCGAGGTTGCACCAATCTATGATCCGACAGAACAAACACCGATCGCTGCCAGCAAGTTTATCCGCGAAATGCTGCTTGGATGGGTGAAATGA
- the speE gene encoding polyamine aminopropyltransferase, whose amino-acid sequence MELWYTEKQTEKFGITAKIKRTLHTEQTDFQRLDMIDTEEFGNMLVLDGMVMTTEKDEFVYHEMVAHVPLFTHPEPKHVLVVGGGDGGVIREVLKHPSVEKAVLVEIDGKVIEYSKKYLPGIAGDLDDPRVEVKVDDGFMHIAKSENAYDVIMVDSTEPVGPAVKLFEKGFYEGISKALKEEGILVAQTDNPWFKADLISQVFRDVKEIFPITRLYTANIPTYPSGLWTFTIASKKYDPLKVEADRFVEIDTKYYTKELHAASFALPRFVRELVE is encoded by the coding sequence ATGGAATTATGGTATACAGAAAAGCAAACGGAAAAGTTTGGAATTACCGCCAAAATAAAACGGACTCTACATACAGAGCAAACCGATTTTCAACGGCTCGACATGATTGATACAGAAGAATTCGGAAATATGCTCGTTCTCGATGGAATGGTGATGACAACCGAAAAGGATGAATTCGTCTATCATGAAATGGTCGCTCATGTTCCGCTTTTCACCCATCCTGAGCCAAAGCATGTCCTTGTAGTCGGTGGAGGAGACGGCGGTGTCATTCGTGAGGTCTTAAAGCATCCTTCCGTAGAAAAAGCAGTGCTCGTTGAGATTGATGGAAAAGTCATCGAGTATTCGAAAAAGTATTTGCCTGGAATCGCTGGTGATCTCGATGATCCGCGTGTCGAAGTGAAGGTGGATGACGGATTCATGCATATCGCTAAAAGTGAAAACGCCTATGATGTCATCATGGTTGATTCGACAGAACCAGTCGGCCCGGCGGTCAAGCTATTTGAAAAGGGGTTTTATGAGGGGATTTCTAAAGCGTTAAAAGAAGAAGGGATATTGGTCGCGCAGACAGACAATCCTTGGTTCAAGGCAGATCTGATTTCCCAAGTTTTTCGCGATGTGAAGGAAATATTCCCGATAACTCGCTTGTATACAGCGAACATTCCTACGTACCCAAGCGGCCTTTGGACGTTTACGATTGCCTCGAAAAAATACGATCCATTGAAAGTGGAAGCCGATCGCTTTGTTGAAATCGATACGAAATATTATACGAAAGAGCTTCACGCTGCATCCTTTGCACTGCCAAGGTTTGTCCGTGAACTCGTCGAATAG
- a CDS encoding transglycosylase domain-containing protein, giving the protein MEIITADGLMKTWRWVWLWLRTLLLFSLPIVLIGMAFLIYIHILGPPPLQVPQTTVFYGADGTIIGENEPSGHNRYWVKLDDVSPNMIDATIAIEDRGFFEHNGFDYKRIAAALIADIKAGAKVQGASTITQQYSRNLFLVPDKTWERKLKEAYYTARIEANYTKDEILQGYLNTIYYGHGNYGIEAAARYYFGKSSEDLNIAEASLLAGVPKGPSYYSPVDHFKKSKERQQIVLDAMVDTDKITRKQAEVAYQQPLEIIGKSSLPKDKASYFQDSVEYILKNEIGIDKDKVKLGGYHVYTTLDADMQKKAEQWVEKVIPNTSSIQVALVAMDPRSGNVKAMVGGRSYAESSYNRATQARRAPGSTFKPFLYYAALKNGFTPSTVLRSEETTFRTSEAKSYTPQNFGNLYANDDITMAQAVALSDNVYAVKTNLFVGPEKLVDAAKKLGIESKLAPIPSLALGTKPVGVLEMVSAYGVFANNGKRAEPGFITKIVDYKGDVIYERETEETQIIEPKYAYVMTDLLRGVFDERLNDYSRVTGASVSHLITRPTAGKTGTTNYDSWVIGYTPKLVTGVWTGYDKGKQIHPFNDMLYSKNIWAHFMDDALEDTPVGKFQKPDGVVGVYVNPDNGLLATEDCPVKRLSYYIAGTEPTEYCKEHLPNQHQEKDNTRENLKKEDAGLFKGIWNWLKGD; this is encoded by the coding sequence ATGGAAATCATAACCGCCGATGGCTTGATGAAAACGTGGAGATGGGTCTGGCTTTGGCTTCGTACCCTATTATTATTTTCCCTTCCGATCGTTTTAATCGGCATGGCTTTTTTAATCTATATACATATACTCGGTCCACCGCCGTTGCAAGTCCCACAGACAACGGTTTTTTATGGTGCAGACGGAACGATTATCGGCGAAAATGAACCATCTGGCCACAACCGATACTGGGTCAAGCTTGACGACGTTTCACCTAACATGATCGATGCCACCATTGCAATTGAGGATAGAGGATTTTTCGAGCACAATGGATTTGATTATAAAAGGATCGCCGCTGCCTTAATTGCAGATATAAAAGCAGGGGCAAAGGTTCAAGGAGCAAGTACGATTACCCAGCAATACTCTCGGAATCTATTTTTAGTTCCGGATAAAACGTGGGAACGAAAGCTGAAGGAAGCTTATTATACTGCGAGAATTGAGGCCAATTATACGAAAGATGAAATTCTCCAAGGTTATTTAAATACGATTTACTACGGGCACGGAAATTACGGGATTGAAGCCGCAGCCAGGTATTATTTTGGAAAGTCTTCCGAAGATCTGAACATTGCGGAAGCCAGTTTGCTCGCCGGGGTTCCAAAGGGCCCTTCCTACTATAGTCCAGTCGACCATTTTAAAAAGTCAAAGGAACGTCAGCAAATTGTCCTCGATGCGATGGTCGATACGGATAAAATCACTCGTAAACAAGCAGAAGTGGCCTATCAACAACCGCTTGAAATCATTGGAAAAAGCTCGTTACCAAAAGATAAGGCCTCTTATTTTCAAGATTCGGTCGAGTATATTCTTAAAAACGAAATAGGAATTGATAAGGATAAAGTGAAGCTCGGGGGCTATCATGTCTATACGACGCTTGATGCAGACATGCAGAAAAAGGCGGAGCAATGGGTTGAAAAAGTGATCCCGAATACGTCAAGCATCCAAGTTGCTCTCGTTGCGATGGACCCGAGATCCGGGAACGTAAAGGCGATGGTCGGAGGAAGGTCGTACGCTGAGAGCTCTTACAACCGGGCAACCCAGGCAAGGCGTGCACCGGGATCAACATTCAAACCATTTTTATATTATGCAGCACTTAAAAATGGATTTACACCTTCGACCGTTTTACGAAGTGAAGAAACGACATTCCGGACCAGTGAAGCAAAAAGCTATACCCCACAGAACTTTGGAAACCTTTATGCAAACGATGACATTACGATGGCACAAGCAGTGGCATTATCTGACAACGTATACGCGGTAAAAACCAATCTGTTCGTTGGACCTGAAAAACTTGTTGATGCGGCGAAAAAGCTCGGTATCGAAAGTAAGCTTGCCCCGATCCCGTCGCTTGCCCTAGGTACAAAGCCGGTCGGAGTACTTGAAATGGTGTCTGCGTATGGTGTCTTTGCTAACAATGGAAAAAGGGCCGAGCCTGGTTTCATTACAAAGATCGTCGATTACAAAGGAGACGTGATCTATGAACGAGAGACCGAAGAGACTCAAATCATCGAACCTAAATATGCTTACGTGATGACAGACCTTTTACGCGGCGTATTTGATGAACGGTTGAACGACTATTCGAGAGTCACTGGTGCGTCGGTCAGCCACCTGATTACACGGCCAACAGCTGGCAAAACCGGGACGACGAATTATGATAGCTGGGTGATCGGCTATACTCCGAAGCTCGTTACCGGGGTTTGGACTGGGTATGACAAAGGAAAACAGATTCATCCATTCAATGATATGTTGTATTCAAAGAACATCTGGGCTCATTTTATGGATGATGCGTTAGAGGATACACCAGTAGGAAAATTTCAAAAACCCGATGGCGTTGTCGGCGTTTACGTCAACCCGGATAATGGATTACTCGCGACAGAGGATTGTCCGGTCAAAAGGCTTTCATACTACATCGCCGGAACAGAACCGACTGAATATTGTAAGGAACACTTGCCAAACCAGCATCAGGAAAAAGATAACACTCGTGAGAATTTGAAAAAAGAGGACGCTGGGTTGTTCAAGGGAATTTGGAATTGGTTAAAAGGCGACTGA
- a CDS encoding YwhD family protein produces MKDLFNNNNNKKNENKPKAKQGFTILSGDSTDGHGGYGVGTISLNNLTPVFVNPEDEEVFIDMGALHARSSVEKRIKFTSNREDAPNPKLYWLVWVMVDASGEGPHYAGLGGCELQIDAEARRGYKSMPEHVNNMDKAMKKRIVVNHMDAKSKQLLKQFLIDHNEEFWTQSSDELKGALSEND; encoded by the coding sequence GTGAAAGATCTCTTCAATAATAACAACAATAAAAAAAATGAAAACAAGCCAAAAGCGAAGCAAGGCTTCACAATTTTAAGCGGTGACTCTACGGATGGTCATGGTGGCTATGGTGTAGGGACGATCAGTTTGAATAATCTGACCCCGGTGTTCGTCAATCCAGAGGATGAGGAAGTATTCATCGATATGGGCGCCCTGCATGCCCGGAGTTCTGTAGAAAAACGAATAAAGTTCACATCAAATCGAGAGGATGCTCCGAACCCGAAGCTGTACTGGCTGGTTTGGGTGATGGTTGATGCCTCAGGTGAAGGTCCACACTACGCAGGTCTTGGAGGCTGTGAGCTCCAAATTGATGCGGAAGCAAGAAGAGGCTACAAAAGCATGCCAGAGCATGTCAACAATATGGATAAGGCTATGAAAAAGCGCATCGTCGTCAATCATATGGATGCCAAATCGAAGCAACTGTTAAAACAATTCCTAATTGACCATAATGAGGAATTTTGGACTCAATCCAGCGATGAATTAAAAGGGGCACTTTCAGAGAACGATTAA